A single Pseudomonas sp. HN11 DNA region contains:
- a CDS encoding PIG-L deacetylase family protein encodes MKPNPIVGEGTPLHRWQSSPKMAELAPITIEQLVPDGHRAVIIAPHPDDEVLGCGGLMQGLAALGRPIQLISVTDGSASHPGSHRWPVERLSVVRPQESAQALHRLGLPLHSLQWLRAGFADSKVAAQEDELTAFIRRYLKPTDIVFTTWREDGHCDHEAVGRASARACQAVGATLYELPVWTWHWATPENSLVPWHRARKIPLTCEAVARKRHAIHAFASQLEGDPQVGLAPVLAPYVVERLLQPFEVVFV; translated from the coding sequence ATGAAACCCAATCCAATCGTTGGCGAAGGTACGCCACTGCATCGCTGGCAGTCCTCGCCGAAAATGGCTGAACTGGCGCCGATCACTATCGAGCAGTTGGTCCCCGACGGGCACCGTGCGGTGATTATCGCCCCGCACCCGGATGACGAAGTACTCGGTTGCGGCGGCCTGATGCAGGGTTTGGCAGCGCTGGGCCGGCCGATCCAGTTGATTTCGGTGACCGATGGCAGCGCCAGTCATCCCGGTTCGCACCGCTGGCCGGTGGAACGCTTGAGCGTGGTGCGCCCCCAGGAATCGGCCCAGGCCCTGCATCGTCTTGGCTTGCCGCTGCACAGTCTGCAATGGCTGCGCGCGGGGTTTGCCGACAGCAAGGTCGCGGCGCAGGAAGATGAACTCACTGCATTCATTCGACGCTACCTCAAACCCACTGACATCGTGTTCACCACCTGGCGCGAAGACGGCCATTGCGACCATGAAGCGGTTGGGCGTGCCAGCGCCCGGGCTTGCCAGGCAGTAGGCGCCACCCTCTATGAGCTGCCGGTGTGGACCTGGCACTGGGCAACTCCCGAAAACAGCCTGGTGCCCTGGCATCGCGCGCGCAAGATCCCGCTGACCTGCGAAGCCGTCGCCCGCAAACGGCATGCTATCCATGCCTTCGCCAGCCAATTGGAGGGCGACCCGCAGGTAGGACTGGCGCCCGTGCTCGCGCCCTACGTGGTGGAGCGTCTGTTGCAACCCTTTGAGGTGGTATTCGTATGA
- a CDS encoding acyl-CoA dehydrogenase family protein yields the protein MALHGFLQGYRGYADTHALGAALKALQEEGLDQLPLPGGGQTLERFSRLAQVAGHDLRLCKLFEGHTDALAIIAELNSPLPPLGSIWGMWAAEPPTARVRVRQEGRRLRVQGRKAWCSGAAVVSHGLLTAWDDEGRQQLVAVHMDQPGIIVTNEGWNAAGMAATGSVEVVFDGAWGLPVGGPGDYLARPGFWQGGIGIAACWYGGAQRLAEVLREQCSKRAEPHALAHLGAVDSALNSAACVLRASAEQVDREPKANVRMLAQQTRACIEETVEQVMRHVGRAVGAGPYCKDPHFAQLMADLPVYVRQSHAERDLAGLGELVASEPIGRWQL from the coding sequence ATGGCATTGCATGGATTCCTTCAAGGCTACCGGGGCTACGCTGATACGCACGCCCTCGGCGCGGCCCTGAAGGCTCTTCAGGAAGAAGGCCTGGACCAACTGCCGTTGCCGGGCGGCGGTCAGACATTGGAGCGGTTCAGCCGCCTGGCACAAGTGGCCGGACATGACCTGCGCCTGTGCAAGTTGTTCGAAGGCCATACCGATGCGCTGGCGATCATCGCCGAGCTCAACAGCCCGCTGCCACCCTTGGGCAGCATATGGGGCATGTGGGCGGCCGAACCGCCAACGGCCAGAGTCCGCGTGCGGCAAGAGGGGCGTCGCCTCAGGGTGCAAGGACGCAAAGCCTGGTGCTCCGGCGCCGCGGTGGTCAGCCATGGGTTGCTGACCGCCTGGGATGATGAAGGCCGTCAACAGTTGGTGGCGGTGCACATGGATCAACCCGGCATCATCGTGACGAATGAAGGCTGGAACGCGGCGGGCATGGCGGCTACCGGCAGCGTCGAAGTTGTATTTGACGGGGCCTGGGGCCTGCCCGTGGGGGGACCGGGTGATTACCTCGCCCGGCCCGGTTTCTGGCAAGGCGGGATCGGTATCGCTGCCTGCTGGTATGGCGGGGCGCAACGCCTGGCGGAAGTGTTACGTGAGCAATGCAGCAAGCGTGCAGAGCCCCATGCCCTGGCCCACCTTGGCGCGGTAGACAGTGCTTTGAACAGCGCCGCTTGCGTGCTGCGCGCAAGCGCAGAACAGGTCGACCGTGAACCAAAGGCCAACGTCAGGATGCTGGCCCAACAGACCCGGGCGTGCATTGAAGAGACGGTCGAGCAAGTAATGCGTCATGTCGGGCGTGCAGTCGGTGCGGGGCCCTACTGCAAGGATCCGCACTTTGCGCAGTTGATGGCAGACCTGCCGGTGTATGTGCGCCAGAGCCATGCCGAACGCGACTTGGCCGGCCTCGGAGAACTTGTCGCCAGTGAGCCCATAGGGAGGTGGCAATTATGA
- the glgX gene encoding glycogen debranching protein GlgX codes for MSKPDKTPPAPDKEPSRIREGLPFPLGATWDGLGVNFALFSANATKVELCLFDDSGEVELERIELPEYTDEIFHGYLPDAHPGLIYGYRVYGAYDPANGHRFNHNKLLIDPYAKQLVGELKWSEALFGYTIGHPDDDLSFDERDSAPFVPKCKVIDPAHTWGNDQPVRVPWDRTIIYETHLRGISMRHPSVGESVRGTCAGLMEDDVLKHIRQLGVSSVELLPVHAFVNDQHLLQKGMTNYWGYNSIAFFAPDPRYLASGKIAEFKEMVAHLHEQKLEVILDVVYNHTAEGNERGPTLSMRGIDNASYYRLMPDDKRFYINDSGTGNTLDLSHPCVLQMVTDSLRYWATEMHVDGFRFDLATILGRYRDGFDERHSFLVACRQDPVLRQLKMIAEPWDCGPGGYQVGNFPPGWVEWNDRFRDTVRAFWKGDDGQLADFAGRMTASGEMFNHRGRRPYSSVNFITAHDGFTLHDLVSYNDKHNEANDENNQDGSNNNLSWNHGVEGPTDDPEINALRLRQMRNFFATLLLAQGTPMLVAGDEFARTQHGNNNAYCQDSEIGWVNWDLDDDGKALLKFVKRLIKLRLAYPILRRGRFLVGDYNEDIGVKDVTWLSPDGSEMTTEQWEDSNGRCLGMLMDGRAQETGIRRAGADATLLLVVNAHHDMVNFRLPPVPEGEFWTCMLDTNEPAVRGQERFDFEHEYAVTGRSLLLFELQRDDEV; via the coding sequence ATGAGCAAACCCGACAAAACCCCACCGGCGCCGGACAAAGAACCGTCGCGGATTCGTGAAGGTTTGCCCTTCCCGCTTGGCGCGACCTGGGATGGTCTTGGTGTCAACTTTGCGCTGTTCTCGGCCAATGCCACCAAGGTTGAGCTGTGCCTGTTCGACGATTCCGGTGAGGTTGAGCTGGAACGTATCGAGCTACCGGAATACACCGACGAAATCTTTCACGGCTATCTGCCCGACGCCCATCCCGGGCTGATTTACGGCTACCGCGTGTACGGCGCATACGACCCGGCCAACGGCCACCGATTCAACCACAACAAATTGCTGATCGACCCCTATGCGAAACAGCTGGTGGGCGAGCTTAAATGGTCGGAGGCGCTGTTCGGCTACACCATCGGCCACCCGGACGACGACCTGAGTTTCGATGAACGCGACAGCGCGCCCTTCGTGCCTAAGTGCAAGGTGATCGACCCCGCACACACATGGGGCAACGACCAGCCGGTGCGCGTACCGTGGGACCGTACGATCATCTACGAAACCCATTTGCGCGGCATCAGTATGCGCCACCCTTCTGTAGGCGAATCCGTGCGCGGCACATGCGCCGGGCTGATGGAAGACGACGTGCTCAAGCACATCCGCCAGTTGGGCGTGTCCTCGGTTGAGCTGCTGCCGGTGCATGCTTTCGTCAATGACCAGCACCTGCTGCAAAAAGGCATGACCAACTATTGGGGTTACAACAGCATCGCGTTTTTCGCCCCTGATCCGCGTTACCTGGCCAGCGGCAAGATCGCCGAGTTCAAGGAGATGGTCGCGCACCTGCATGAGCAGAAGCTCGAAGTGATCCTCGACGTGGTTTACAACCACACCGCCGAAGGCAATGAGCGTGGCCCGACCCTGTCCATGCGCGGCATTGACAACGCCTCCTACTACCGGTTAATGCCGGATGACAAGCGCTTCTACATCAACGATTCAGGCACCGGCAACACCCTGGACCTGAGCCACCCCTGCGTGCTGCAGATGGTCACTGACTCCCTGCGTTACTGGGCGACCGAGATGCATGTCGACGGTTTCCGTTTTGACCTGGCAACCATTCTTGGCCGCTATCGCGATGGCTTCGATGAGCGTCACAGCTTCCTTGTGGCCTGCCGCCAGGACCCTGTGCTGCGCCAGCTGAAAATGATCGCCGAGCCATGGGACTGTGGCCCCGGCGGCTATCAGGTGGGCAACTTCCCACCGGGCTGGGTTGAGTGGAATGACCGCTTCCGCGACACCGTGAGGGCGTTCTGGAAAGGCGATGACGGCCAACTTGCAGACTTTGCCGGGCGCATGACCGCCTCCGGTGAGATGTTCAATCATCGTGGACGTCGCCCCTACAGCTCGGTGAACTTCATCACTGCTCACGATGGTTTTACCCTGCACGACTTGGTCTCGTACAACGACAAGCACAACGAAGCCAACGACGAAAACAACCAGGATGGCAGCAACAACAACCTGTCGTGGAACCACGGTGTCGAAGGGCCTACCGACGACCCGGAAATCAACGCGCTGCGCCTGCGCCAGATGCGCAACTTCTTCGCCACACTGTTACTGGCCCAAGGCACGCCGATGTTGGTGGCCGGTGATGAATTCGCGCGCACCCAGCACGGCAACAACAACGCGTATTGCCAGGACAGCGAGATCGGCTGGGTCAACTGGGACCTGGACGACGACGGCAAGGCGTTGCTCAAGTTTGTGAAGCGCCTGATCAAGCTGCGTCTGGCGTATCCGATTCTGCGTCGTGGCCGGTTCCTGGTGGGCGACTACAACGAAGACATCGGCGTGAAGGACGTCACCTGGTTGTCGCCGGACGGCAGCGAGATGACCACTGAACAGTGGGAAGACAGCAACGGTCGCTGCCTTGGCATGTTGATGGATGGCCGCGCTCAAGAGACCGGGATACGCCGCGCCGGCGCCGATGCGACGTTGCTGCTGGTCGTGAATGCCCACCACGACATGGTCAATTTCCGTCTGCCACCCGTGCCCGAGGGTGAGTTCTGGACCTGCATGCTCGACACCAACGAACCTGCTGTGCGCGGCCAGGAACGCTTTGATTTTGAACACGAATATGCAGTGACCGGCCGTTCGCTGCTGCTGTTCGAACTGCAGCGCGACGACGAGGTGTGA
- a CDS encoding DUF2934 domain-containing protein — MSTEDKRIRELAHQIWESEGKPHGEDARHWEMARKLAEAEALTPSKPKTAAKPKASAPKPPAKAKPTASAASKPAPAAAKKPAAPKKPKP; from the coding sequence ATGAGTACTGAAGACAAACGCATACGCGAGCTGGCGCATCAGATCTGGGAGTCGGAAGGCAAGCCCCATGGTGAAGATGCACGCCATTGGGAGATGGCGCGCAAATTGGCGGAAGCCGAGGCGCTGACGCCGAGCAAACCCAAGACGGCAGCCAAACCCAAGGCCAGCGCGCCCAAGCCCCCGGCGAAAGCCAAGCCCACGGCATCTGCGGCCAGCAAGCCGGCACCCGCGGCGGCTAAAAAACCCGCGGCACCGAAGAAACCCAAGCCTTGA
- a CDS encoding malto-oligosyltrehalose synthase, producing MRALPLRATQRLQFHKGFTLDDAVPLVPYFASLGISHLYASPLLSARAGSMHGYDVVDPTQVNPELGGEAALRRLVATLRQHEMGLILDIVSNHMAVGGADNPWWLDLLEWGRLSPYSEFFDIQWHSPDPLLKGQLLMPFLGNDYGEALQAGTVNLRFDARHGAFYVEHYEHRFPICPRDYAAILGSDEQLKPLADRFAALAGQDDAYHEAQQLKQALVKRAPEVRATIEQRLGEFDGRQPEGFNRLHQLLEQQAYRLASWRTAADDINWRRFFDVNELGGLRVERSAVFEATHGKIFELISEGLVDGLRIDHIDGLADPRGYCRKLRRRVDSLSLERHLPIFVEKILGEGETLREDWQVDGTTGYEFMNQLSLLQHHPDGFAPLAELWTSHTERPAAFIEEARLARQQILNGSLGGDFESVAQALLQVARDDVMTRDLTLGAIRRALQELIVHFPVYRTYISARGRSDADNEVFQQAMNGARTTLGEGDWPVLDHLEKWLGGQPWRDRPVGRERKILKHACVRFQQLTSPAAAKAVEDTAFYRSAVLLSRNDVGFSTEQFSAPLADFHAVNQQRLQTFPDNLLATATHDHKRGEDTRARLAVLSECAPWYVEQVAHWRTLAAPLRVDENTPSAGDELILYQVLLGSWPLDLASDFEGYQQRLWQWQQKALREAKLQSSWSAPNEAYEQGVEAFLSRLLLSEEGHALRTAIGDAAQAIAPAGALNGLAQSLLRLTVPGVPDLYQGDEFWDFTLVDPDNRRPVDFNARQHALNTPPDIGELLFNWRDGRIKQALIAQVLALRKAQPELFRSGAYTSLEVVGTYAERVLAFAREHQGKYLLVVVPRWSHQLLENGVHPQINAQVWGDTRMKLPFAAPTRNWKGLFHTGAVTPDKELLISAALGDFPVNVFINPDDQES from the coding sequence ATGAGAGCACTGCCCCTTCGCGCTACCCAGCGCCTGCAATTTCATAAAGGTTTTACCCTGGATGACGCGGTCCCCCTGGTGCCCTACTTCGCCAGCCTTGGCATCAGTCACCTGTACGCTTCCCCGCTGCTCAGCGCCCGTGCCGGCTCCATGCATGGCTACGATGTGGTCGACCCCACCCAGGTCAACCCGGAACTGGGCGGCGAAGCGGCCTTGCGTCGCCTGGTCGCCACGTTGCGCCAGCATGAGATGGGGCTGATCCTCGATATCGTCTCCAACCATATGGCGGTGGGCGGTGCGGACAATCCCTGGTGGCTGGACCTGCTCGAGTGGGGACGCTTGAGCCCCTATAGCGAGTTTTTCGATATCCAGTGGCATTCGCCCGACCCGCTGCTCAAAGGGCAATTGCTGATGCCGTTCCTCGGCAACGATTACGGCGAAGCCTTGCAGGCAGGCACCGTGAACCTGCGGTTCGATGCCCGCCACGGTGCCTTTTACGTCGAGCATTATGAGCACCGCTTCCCGATCTGCCCGCGCGATTACGCAGCGATCCTGGGCAGCGATGAACAGCTCAAACCACTGGCCGATCGCTTCGCTGCCCTCGCTGGTCAGGATGATGCCTACCATGAGGCCCAACAGCTGAAACAGGCGCTGGTCAAACGCGCCCCTGAAGTACGTGCGACCATCGAACAACGTTTGGGCGAGTTCGACGGGCGCCAACCTGAGGGTTTCAACCGCCTGCATCAATTGCTGGAGCAACAGGCCTATCGACTCGCCAGTTGGCGCACCGCGGCCGACGATATCAACTGGCGGCGCTTCTTTGATGTCAACGAGCTCGGCGGGCTGCGCGTGGAGCGCAGCGCTGTATTCGAAGCCACCCACGGCAAGATCTTCGAATTGATCAGCGAAGGCCTGGTGGACGGCCTGCGCATCGACCATATCGACGGCCTGGCCGACCCGCGCGGTTATTGCCGCAAACTGCGCCGCCGTGTCGACTCGCTTTCGCTAGAGCGGCATTTGCCGATCTTCGTGGAAAAAATCCTCGGCGAAGGTGAAACCCTGCGTGAAGACTGGCAAGTGGACGGTACCACCGGCTATGAATTCATGAACCAGTTGTCACTGCTGCAGCATCATCCTGACGGCTTTGCGCCCTTGGCCGAATTGTGGACAAGCCACACCGAGCGGCCGGCTGCGTTCATCGAAGAAGCGCGACTGGCGCGTCAGCAGATCCTCAATGGCTCCCTTGGCGGCGATTTTGAAAGCGTGGCCCAGGCGCTGCTGCAAGTCGCCCGCGACGATGTGATGACCCGCGACCTGACGCTAGGCGCCATCCGCCGGGCTTTGCAGGAACTGATTGTGCATTTTCCGGTGTACCGTACCTATATCAGCGCACGTGGGCGCAGTGATGCCGACAACGAGGTGTTCCAGCAAGCCATGAACGGCGCGCGCACGACCTTGGGAGAAGGCGACTGGCCGGTGCTCGACCACCTGGAAAAATGGCTGGGCGGCCAGCCATGGCGCGATCGTCCTGTGGGCCGCGAACGCAAGATCCTCAAGCATGCCTGTGTACGCTTCCAGCAACTGACCTCGCCCGCCGCCGCCAAGGCTGTGGAAGACACCGCGTTCTATCGCTCGGCGGTCTTACTGTCGCGCAACGACGTGGGCTTCAGCACCGAGCAGTTCAGCGCGCCACTGGCCGACTTTCATGCGGTCAACCAGCAACGCTTGCAGACCTTCCCCGACAACCTGCTGGCCACCGCCACCCACGACCACAAACGCGGCGAAGACACCCGTGCGCGCCTGGCGGTACTGAGTGAATGCGCGCCTTGGTACGTCGAGCAGGTGGCGCATTGGCGTACCCTCGCCGCCCCGTTGCGTGTCGATGAAAACACGCCATCGGCGGGCGACGAATTGATCCTCTATCAGGTCCTGCTGGGCAGTTGGCCGCTGGATCTGGCCTCGGACTTCGAGGGTTACCAGCAGCGTCTGTGGCAGTGGCAACAGAAGGCCTTGCGCGAAGCCAAATTGCAGAGCAGCTGGAGCGCGCCGAACGAGGCGTATGAGCAAGGCGTCGAAGCGTTTTTGTCGCGGTTGTTGCTCAGTGAAGAAGGCCACGCGCTGCGTACCGCCATTGGCGACGCAGCCCAAGCCATCGCCCCGGCCGGTGCGCTGAATGGCCTGGCGCAATCCTTGCTTCGTCTCACCGTGCCGGGTGTGCCGGACCTGTACCAGGGCGATGAATTCTGGGATTTCACCCTGGTAGACCCGGACAACCGCAGGCCGGTGGATTTCAACGCGCGGCAACACGCCTTGAACACGCCTCCGGACATCGGCGAATTGCTGTTCAACTGGCGTGACGGGCGTATCAAACAGGCGCTGATTGCTCAGGTGCTGGCTTTGCGCAAGGCCCAGCCTGAACTGTTTCGCAGCGGCGCCTACACATCGCTGGAAGTCGTGGGCACCTACGCCGAACGCGTGCTCGCTTTCGCTCGCGAACACCAAGGCAAATACCTGTTGGTGGTAGTGCCGCGCTGGTCGCATCAGCTGCTTGAAAACGGTGTGCATCCCCAGATCAATGCTCAGGTTTGGGGCGATACGCGGATGAAATTACCGTTCGCCGCGCCAACCCGAAACTGGAAGGGACTTTTTCATACAGGCGCAGTCACACCAGACAAGGAGCTGTTGATCAGCGCTGCCCTGGGGGATTTCCCGGTCAATGTCTTTATCAATCCTGATGATCAAGAAAGCTGA
- the malQ gene encoding 4-alpha-glucanotransferase: MSEANLEILASRAGLAVDWIDANGRPQRVKPDALRAVLKGLGHPADTDAEIDASLLELEQAQQNKHLPPLLTIDSGEDLDLARYFEPDTQCRISLEDGETLELRLDGDAVLPGIIALGYHQVHIAEQTFTLAVAPTHCYSVAEAVDTQPARAWGLSAQLYSLRRLGDGGFGDTLALEHLARSAAERGADALAISPMHAMFSADTRRYSPYSPSSRLFLNSLYASPGCILGEREVRNAIEALGLADEFHDLEQHSLIDWPTAANAKQRLLRALYEDFRHGHHPQHADFLSFRQAGGEALENHCRFEAVQTARAAKGEDLDWRRWPEDWRNPQSPALAQFAEDNCDEIGYFAFCQWLIARCLERAQQAARGSGMGVGLIADLAVGADGGGSQAWSRQDELLADLTVGAPPDILNRAGQGWGISAFSPEGLKRNGFRAFIEMLRANFAHAGGLRIDHVMGLQRLWVIPMEASPREGAYLYYPVDDMLRLLALESHRHQAIVLGEDLGTVPDGLREKLIARSILGMRVLLFEQNHEGQFKPILDWPDNALATTSTHDLPTLNGWWHSRDIEWNVQLGLIDAPTVEQWSEHRLRERHALRQALSQDPQNFVEEIRNETDHMIDASVRYLGHTRAPLVLLPLEDALGVEEQANLPGTTDTHPNWRRRLVGEASSLLDNAGAARRLELLAVARNQAYERDR, translated from the coding sequence TTGAGCGAAGCGAACCTGGAAATCCTCGCCAGCCGAGCGGGTCTGGCCGTCGATTGGATCGACGCAAACGGCCGCCCGCAACGTGTGAAACCCGACGCCCTGCGCGCCGTTCTCAAAGGCCTGGGCCACCCAGCCGACACTGATGCCGAGATCGACGCCAGTCTGCTCGAACTGGAGCAGGCACAACAAAACAAACACTTGCCCCCCCTGCTGACCATCGACAGCGGCGAGGACCTGGACCTGGCACGCTATTTTGAACCGGACACCCAGTGCCGGATCAGCCTCGAAGACGGTGAAACCCTGGAGCTGCGCCTTGATGGCGACGCCGTATTGCCGGGCATCATCGCCCTCGGGTATCACCAAGTGCATATTGCCGAACAGACCTTCACGCTGGCCGTCGCCCCCACCCACTGCTACAGCGTGGCCGAAGCCGTTGATACCCAACCCGCGCGGGCCTGGGGCCTCAGCGCGCAACTGTATAGTTTGCGCCGCCTGGGCGATGGCGGCTTCGGTGACACCCTGGCCCTGGAGCATCTGGCCCGCTCCGCCGCCGAACGTGGCGCCGACGCCCTGGCAATCAGCCCGATGCACGCGATGTTCAGCGCCGACACCCGACGCTACAGTCCTTATTCCCCCTCAAGCCGGCTGTTCCTCAACAGTTTGTACGCCTCTCCGGGCTGCATCCTGGGCGAACGTGAAGTGCGCAATGCCATTGAAGCGCTCGGCCTGGCGGATGAGTTTCACGATCTCGAGCAGCACAGCCTGATCGACTGGCCCACTGCCGCCAACGCCAAGCAACGCCTGCTGCGTGCACTGTATGAAGACTTCCGCCACGGCCACCACCCACAACATGCTGACTTTCTGAGTTTTCGCCAGGCCGGTGGCGAAGCCCTGGAAAACCACTGCCGCTTTGAAGCGGTTCAAACTGCACGCGCCGCGAAAGGTGAAGACCTCGACTGGCGTCGCTGGCCCGAGGACTGGCGCAACCCGCAGAGCCCGGCACTGGCGCAGTTCGCTGAAGATAATTGCGATGAGATTGGTTACTTCGCCTTCTGCCAATGGCTGATTGCCCGCTGCCTGGAACGCGCGCAACAAGCCGCGCGCGGCAGCGGTATGGGCGTCGGCTTGATTGCCGACCTGGCCGTGGGTGCCGATGGTGGCGGCAGCCAGGCCTGGAGTCGTCAGGATGAATTGCTCGCCGACCTGACCGTGGGCGCACCGCCGGACATCCTCAACCGCGCCGGCCAAGGCTGGGGTATTTCCGCGTTTTCCCCCGAAGGCCTCAAGCGCAATGGCTTCCGTGCGTTTATCGAAATGCTGCGCGCCAACTTTGCGCATGCCGGCGGCTTGCGCATCGACCATGTGATGGGCTTGCAACGCCTGTGGGTGATCCCCATGGAGGCCTCGCCACGCGAAGGCGCCTATCTGTATTACCCGGTGGACGACATGCTGCGCCTGCTGGCGCTGGAATCCCACCGCCACCAGGCCATCGTGCTCGGTGAGGACTTGGGCACGGTGCCAGACGGCCTGCGTGAAAAACTTATCGCCCGCTCGATCCTGGGCATGCGCGTGTTGCTGTTCGAGCAAAACCACGAGGGGCAATTCAAGCCCATCCTCGATTGGCCCGACAACGCCCTGGCCACTACCAGCACCCATGACCTGCCGACCCTTAACGGCTGGTGGCACAGCCGCGATATCGAGTGGAACGTTCAGCTCGGCCTGATCGATGCGCCCACCGTGGAGCAATGGAGCGAGCACCGCCTGCGCGAACGCCACGCACTGCGCCAGGCCTTGAGCCAGGACCCGCAGAACTTCGTCGAAGAGATCCGCAATGAAACCGACCACATGATCGACGCCAGCGTGCGCTACCTCGGCCACACCCGCGCGCCATTGGTATTGTTGCCATTGGAAGACGCGCTGGGCGTGGAAGAGCAAGCCAACCTGCCCGGCACCACCGACACCCACCCTAATTGGCGCCGCCGTCTTGTGGGGGAGGCGTCCAGCCTGCTCGACAATGCCGGTGCCGCCCGCCGTCTTGAACTGTTGGCCGTCGCGCGCAACCAAGCCTACGAGCGTGACCGATGA
- the treZ gene encoding malto-oligosyltrehalose trehalohydrolase, whose translation MPLRTLETWPHGAIMLDAQHTRFALWAPDAFYVSVELEDGKSIAMLPQAEGWFETEIACPAGTRYRFNIDGEMDVPDPASRAQAVDVHGWSLVVDPLAYQWRHSNWQGRPWHEAVIYELHVGAMGGYAGIEQHLPRLAELGITAIELMPLAQFPGERNWGYDGVLPYAPQASYGTPEQLKHLIDSAHEHGLAVILDVVYNHFGPDGNYLGQYAKGFFQEDVHTPWGAGIDFERREVRDFFLDNALMWLLEYRFDGLRLDAVHAIDNPGFLKELAHRVREQVDTGRHVWLMLENELNQANLLEQDFDAQWNDDFHNVMHVLLTGETDAYYSDFAQDPTEKLARCLSEGFVYQGHATRHGHERGEPSGHLPPSAFVAFLQNHDQIGNRALGERLHQLCSPPALEAATVLLLLSPMIPLMFMGDEVNAGEPFLFFTDHHGELAEAVREGRRNEFKDFAAFQDPKRRERIPDPNALPTFLQTMPSFTENAHTGLYQQLLSLRHRHIVPHLPASVALGAQVLADHAVTARWRLGNGSLLQIDLNLSAVPLDHPATGPVLFETPANSGIHLPPYSARVTLSPVGEHS comes from the coding sequence ATGCCGTTACGGACTCTGGAAACCTGGCCCCACGGCGCAATCATGCTGGACGCGCAACACACGCGTTTTGCCTTGTGGGCGCCAGACGCGTTTTATGTCAGCGTTGAATTGGAAGACGGCAAGTCCATCGCCATGCTGCCTCAGGCAGAAGGCTGGTTTGAAACCGAAATAGCGTGCCCGGCGGGCACGCGCTACCGCTTCAATATCGACGGGGAAATGGATGTACCCGACCCGGCCTCCAGGGCTCAAGCCGTGGACGTGCATGGTTGGAGCCTGGTGGTTGATCCCCTCGCCTATCAATGGCGCCACAGTAATTGGCAAGGCCGCCCCTGGCACGAAGCAGTGATCTATGAACTGCACGTGGGTGCCATGGGTGGCTACGCCGGCATCGAGCAACACCTGCCACGCCTGGCCGAGCTGGGCATTACCGCGATTGAATTGATGCCCTTGGCGCAGTTCCCTGGCGAGCGCAACTGGGGCTACGACGGGGTCCTGCCCTATGCGCCCCAAGCTTCCTACGGCACGCCCGAACAACTCAAGCACCTGATCGACAGTGCCCACGAACACGGCCTGGCGGTGATACTTGATGTGGTCTACAACCATTTCGGTCCTGATGGCAACTACCTGGGCCAATATGCCAAGGGGTTTTTCCAGGAAGATGTGCACACGCCATGGGGCGCGGGGATCGACTTTGAGCGCCGAGAAGTACGGGACTTCTTCCTGGATAACGCGCTGATGTGGTTGCTGGAGTACCGCTTCGACGGTCTGCGCCTGGACGCCGTACACGCTATCGACAACCCGGGTTTCCTCAAGGAATTGGCCCATCGCGTCCGCGAGCAAGTGGACACGGGCCGTCACGTCTGGCTGATGCTGGAAAACGAGCTCAATCAGGCCAACCTCCTCGAGCAGGATTTCGACGCGCAGTGGAACGACGATTTCCATAACGTCATGCACGTGCTGCTGACTGGCGAAACGGACGCTTATTACAGCGATTTTGCCCAAGACCCTACCGAAAAACTGGCGCGCTGCCTGAGCGAAGGTTTTGTCTACCAAGGCCATGCCACCCGGCATGGTCATGAGCGTGGCGAACCCAGTGGGCATTTGCCACCGAGCGCGTTTGTCGCGTTCCTGCAAAACCACGACCAGATCGGCAACCGCGCGCTGGGCGAGCGTCTCCACCAGCTCTGCTCGCCTCCGGCATTGGAGGCGGCAACTGTTCTGCTGTTGCTCTCGCCGATGATCCCGTTGATGTTCATGGGCGATGAGGTCAACGCCGGCGAGCCGTTCCTGTTTTTCACCGATCACCATGGCGAGCTGGCCGAAGCGGTGCGCGAAGGCCGACGTAATGAATTCAAGGATTTCGCGGCGTTCCAGGACCCGAAGCGACGCGAACGCATTCCCGACCCCAACGCCCTGCCGACGTTTTTGCAAACCATGCCCAGTTTTACCGAGAACGCACACACCGGGCTTTATCAACAACTGCTGAGCCTGCGCCACCGGCATATCGTGCCGCACCTGCCCGCAAGTGTGGCATTGGGTGCCCAGGTGTTGGCTGATCACGCGGTCACGGCTCGTTGGCGCCTGGGCAATGGCAGCTTGCTGCAAATCGATCTCAACCTGAGCGCCGTCCCCCTGGATCACCCGGCGACAGGACCTGTTCTTTTCGAAACGCCTGCCAACAGTGGCATACATCTGCCGCCTTACAGCGCACGCGTTACCTTATCCCCTGTTGGAGAGCACTCTTGA